In Capsicum annuum cultivar UCD-10X-F1 chromosome 7, UCD10Xv1.1, whole genome shotgun sequence, one genomic interval encodes:
- the LOC107877353 gene encoding CDGSH iron-sulfur domain-containing protein NEET produces MASTTSIIQGGFSCGGGGALSSFRARPRRMVVRAEAVNPDIRKDETKVVDSVLVTELSKPLTPYCRCWRSGTFPLCDGSHVKHNKATGDNVGPLLLKK; encoded by the coding sequence ATGGCATCGACTACTAGCATAATTCAAGGTGGATTCTCATGCGGCGGCGGCGGCGCATTGTCTTCGTTCAGGGCGAGGCCAAGGCGGATGGTGGTTCGTGCGGAAGCTGTAAATCCAGATATTAGGAAGGATGAAACAAAAGTGGTGGACTCTGTTCTCGTAACTGAACTCTCTAAACCTCTTACTCCTTACTGCAGGTGTTGGAGGTCTGGGACTTTTCCTCTATGTGACGGAAGCCACGTGAAGCATAATAAGGCAACTGGAGATAACGTTGGACCTCTGCTATTGAAGAAGTAG